The window GTTTTCCATATTCTCCAAGATTTCTGGAAAGTACCGTAATTGTGAACAGTAAGAGCAGAAGAGAGATTTTAGGGATTTGAACTCCCAAATGCTTGTTGGCAGACTCTCAAGGTTTTTGCACTCTCGCAAACATAAGGTATCAAATTCAGAGGCACACTCAATGGGTAGTAGGCTGATTGTCTGACCCTTTAAACAAAGCTTCCGGTATTCCACATTCCTCTGGCATTCCAAGCAGCTAGCATCCACATCCTCAGTCTGTACTATAGGATCTTGGGAGTATATAGGTTGGAGCCCACACTTGAGCACCTTAAAATGACTGCCAGAGTCCTTAAATACAGCATCAAGATGCATGAGTTGATTGGTGTGACAGCTCTCCAGAAGAGCAGCCTTGGGATAGAATATCACCCACATTTGTTCTGATACACCTCCATTATGGTAGCATTTACAAGTAGAGCGAAAACTGAGATGTCGCACATGTAGGAAAGAAAATCCATGTACTTCATACAATGACAATTGACATTTTAACTCAGTGGAGATTGAAGATTCAGCTTCAAGTAAATCATCATATTCATTTAGGGCTTCGTCACCAGATTCATTCTCGGATGTATGTGCCAAATCATTTTCTGGTATGTCCTCACATTCATCAAGTGGAGCATAAACAAAGCATATAGCAAATCCCAAGAAGTCatcattttcataataattctGAGGGAGCTCCATTCTGATGTGATATCCCTTTCTCTGATTCCATATCCACTTGGGAATTCCACTGCTTCCCGGAACAACAATACAGATTCCATGGCCAATGTAGTGAGAATCAGCGAGAAATACTCCATTTGAATTGCTCTCGTGTTTCAAATCCTGCACAAAAGGTCAATGTAAATCCAGTGGGTCTGCCATTATGTGAGTTTTTATGAGAGAGTTTGTTATCAGTTTTCGATAAATTGATTTCCAGTATTAACTTTCTTTGATCTATGCTCCTGAATCTACTTAATATCCCTTTTAGATGACGGATAATCAATCAACATGAAAGTGAGTGACAAGATTAAGTGTGGAAACTGGAAGTGAGGGGAAACTGAAACCGTAAGTGAGTAGAATAAGCAGATCTCTTCTTCACTTGTAGTAGCTTCTTCTCCATACAGATTCAGAGATCTTAGAATTGTAGCTTCAACTTAACTCTCAGAATCTTAAAGACAAAGTTCGCTCAAGTTTCAAAAACTCACAGAAAAATTTCTCCTCATGTTTCTCTTAATCCCATGAGGCGAGAGACATGTAGCACACCCTTATTGGCTTTTTTCCATGCAAGTTTCAAGGTGGAGCGTCTAATGAACTAAAACATTCCCTCAAATCCTAGTGGAAATTCACATTCAGAATTTGCTAAAAAaggtttaattcattttatccATGAATAAAATAGCATGTGAGGGCATTTTAACTtcctaataattattatattaaactataattctcattatttaaaCTCATGATCCTTAACTTTATCATCACAATTTGAAGAGACTTTCGTCATCTCTTCCATGAATTAATTGATGTTTAAGGAGGTATAATaaacttttaattgaatttaacaTTATTTCTATCCTTATACTCATcttaaactattattatttttttatactcttatcaaaataaataaaaacttaacaaaaaaaaaaaaaattcaaaacaaactttATAAGGTTATCAACACTTATTTACAtccttctttaaaaaaaaaattataattaaaaaaaatgtaatttaaaaattataaagaataaaatatttagaaaaatgtactagttatttgaaataaaatataagggaaaTCAAAATTCTTAGTAAATGAATCGtcaaaaaaactataatagctatacaaatgagaaaaaaaaaattaaaagtaaaaaaaaattatcaatgtcAAGAatgagaaacaatttttttctttctttttttttttgtaaattttttattcttattttatgtattcattacaatttttaaattaataaataaagtttttatcacaaaattttaaaatggtatgtatgctttaaaatttatatgttgttcttagatttttataaatttcgtttatatctttcaaattagatttattaaattcacattttaaaataagatatcaaatagttattttttcatcctttagcaatatcaaatgttttttgtactttaataaaaaaaaactatttttctctaATTAATGACTATTTTGTATAGTATTtggataaattatttaatatataagtattacttatttaatagtttatttttttaatttattagagAAAGAGTGGTGCatatataattcaaataaaaggtAATTTCGTATTGCAAGAAAGTTTGtggaaaaaggaaatttgaaCAAGGATTGAAATTTATAGGAACCATATTGGACACCTAGTTTTAGGTTTGTTCCATTCGAACAATCATGACTTGGTAGTAGCCTAATCTCAAATCTAACTTTGTCAGGCCCTTCCTTTACTAAGTTGATCAAACAACTTGTTAACAAGCAGAATAAGATATTTTCACTTTCACCTTGTTGAGTCTTCGATAATCTATACACATTCAGAGGGATTCATTATGTTTCTTTTAGAATAATATTGGTGTGGCATGTGAAGCTTTAGTTTGTTGGATGTATCCCGTGTTAAGCAACTCCTTAAGTTGTTTCCTTAGTTCTTCTAAATTCGGCAGTGCCATCCTATGGGACCCCTATGGCAAGGGGCTTAGCTCCTGGCTCTAAGTCAATTTTGTGCTCCCATTCCCTTATTTATGTGAGTTTCTTATGTAACTTTAATAGCATCTAAGGATGGCAAAGTTTGATACAATTTGTCAACCAGACTTGAACCCGAGGCGTTTTTAATGGGTTTGGGTTGAGTATAATCATGTTTAGGTCAAATTTGTGTAAACCTAAAtaacttgtttaataaatatgtCGTTTTTTTAGTCAAACTACATAATACAAATTTCACCTAAATTGAGTTGTGTAATAATGATGTTAATTAACTAGATTATAACCATAACCTATTTAACCCACATTTGACTcatttaaaacttgattttgaataagtAGGTTAATTAAGTTATAAACATGTCAGATTGGGAAGTTAATCATATTAACTTAAACAAGATCTAACttgacattattattaaatggaCTATATGACATGctacttatttaataattaggttatGCCCGAGTTCATTCTTTTaacctaattattatttttgtgtcatgtttgaattgatttatttaatcaaGTGTCTTTGCTTTGACACATTGTGAACATGATCCACCAACATGAATTGTCACTTCTAGTGGCATCACATACTAGAACTCTTCAAGTACCACCTCAATTACCTTGCGAATGAGTTCCCTTATTGTATCATTCTTTTCCTCCTTTAATATAGCCAAGTAGGTCATTTGCTTATTCTTCAATACCTTCTTTACTTGCATAGTTGATAGCAAGAGGATCTCAAGTGTACCTCAATAgctaatgtcatgattcattgtaaATTTTGTCTAATGTGTAATCATATTATACTAATGCACTCACCTTAAAAACCTCATCCCAAtgactaagacaagtcatccctccaattagaaggtagtgtACTATAATTTCAAATGGAttgtctaaatccatcaaccaactatgaacaaatcataaatcttgcaaggaacccatgacttaaatcttccgcgtaactcctaatgcatttTAGTTATGTACAATACCACTAATGCATgcatgaatactcaaatcaatatcaatgtgAACAAAGATAAATTAGTGGAAACTCAAGCctaaatttgttacatcatgtcttgcttgcaAGGGCTATATTTTAACACAAATAACCAAATAGGTTCTTGAAATACAATATAATATGTGCTATCTCTCGGAGCACTTTATTTTTCGTTTCAATAACTTCATTTTTCTATGAAGTTTTAGATGTTGAAAGCTCTTCTTTAATTTCCTTCTCCTCACAAAAACTTTAGAAGTCAGAATTATAAACTCCTTTCCTCTAttatttcttattgaaaatccatttttattcatcatttgAAAGCATAACACTTTGAATCTTAGGATGTACTTCTTTCTTCCTAGGCATTGCACTCTCATAGGACCCATTAAATCCACATGCAACATCTCTAAGATcctagaagaagagaaaatcgTCTTTTTCTCCCACTCATGTGAATTCATTTTCCTAGATAGAATAAATAGGATTTTTAGGCTTTCCTAAATGGGAATTGCTTTAATTAGTTCTTTATTTGTAATCCTAGACAAATCATTAGAGTTTAAATGCACTATCATACAATGCTATATGTCTTTGGATGTAAATTTCACATTTTACAACTATGTGCACTAGATGATGAGGAAGAAGTAGAGAGGCGTACAAAGGcataacaaaaaatatcaaaaattctATTTCTTACCAACACACATCCTTGAATAGACACTAATTTTGAGTAAAATGAACAAAGCACATACAATCACAAATTTAACTTGCGTTAATTAAGTTTGCTTTCAATCCCTCAATATATAGTAACTCCTTGAGCATAGGTAAATTTGGACCTTCTATGGTACCTTTTGGTTTCAAGTTGGTTATATGTAATCCAACCAAACTTCCCTTTATAGGTTCAAACGTGGAGAAAGACTCTAAGTTCATTGTTGCTTTTACCATTCCCAAATACAACCAACTCCTTCTACGAGTTCAAAAGTCAAGGAAGATCGAAGTTCTGTGTCATATAACTAGAGTAGCCACTCTCAAAATTCAAAACGTGTTTTTCTCTAGCTCTTAGGCCCTATGGTTAATTAAGGCTTTTTAGTTCTCCTTCTTTACCCAGCTTTTCTTTCCAATGGGCGATTTAAAGcctatttaagaattatttttaaaattaatttttcaattcataaaaatagaaaCCTATTTTCTAGACTAAAGCCATGTTTGGTAACTTTTTGACATATTATAGTTTTTTGAGAACTTGTTATGAAAATAAGGTATCTcctaataacatattttaattgctttcaaatgttttcatttattttgtagggttgttttaagaaaataatggtaaaaatataaagaatgatgaaaaataaagaactaaaaataaaagttatttttaagaaatatttggaaatacaaaaaatatattaaaaacgttCTAAGTttctaaatagacttttattttagaaaacattagaccaactatttttgaaaacttttttcaataacggttttttaagaattattttttttaaaaaatcctaaaCAAAGCCTTAACCTTTGAGGATCTAAAACTTTGCACTAAGTCTGGTGTTTTATTGTTGGATTTTCTTAGTCTTGCAAGCTTTAGGATGATCttgcaatattttctttaatttacttttcattttaCCTGAGCATTCAGTTTGGCTAAGTATTGAAGAATAACTTTGGCATACATTCAACTTCTTTTATGGACAAAGGAATGGAGCTAGATCAGACTTCTTTAAATTTAGTCAATTCTAATTTACGTGACTCATAATCAGATTGTAAgacattcaaattttttaacaagGTACTATGCTCATTTTCAAGGTAAGAGAATTTTTTCAAGCAAGGAAGTCTTGTCTCATACTTCTTTTATTCTCATCAacctttcacaattttcatcTTAAGGCACTGATCATACAAGGCTTACTTGGCAATCTCAAATGACAACTTTTCTTCCAAATATGTTGTATCATGAGACgaaccttcaaaattttcagattCAAGATCAGTttcaaatttaacatttttcttttcattgaaaAGTGATATAGAAGGTAGCAAGTATATCAACAATTTCCACAGGCTTATCATGCTCAAAAGACACAAATATCATCAACGTCATGTGACAATAAATCATAATTATGTTTATGCATGTTTCCAGCAAATTAATGCAATAAAATTTCTACATTCTTCATCAAAATCATACCAAATTACTTCTATGACCTTATCCTTTTGACATTCAAGAAAGTGACCTTATCTTTTTAGtgctttttatctttttatcacATTTCTTTTCCCTAGTTTATGGTCTCGAATAGGTTATCCTTCGTTTCTTGAACTTTTTGAAAGGTTATCAAGcctataaatttcaaatattggtcatttttttattcctattctAATTCAGATGCATGTTCATCTACTTTTAGTGCAGTGTTAatgtttcttcttcttaggaACACTTGGGGTCATCTCCAATTGAAGGGAGCCAACTATCTCATCTAGCTTAATTGAATCAACAGTGTTCCATTCCTCTAGTTTTATGACCTCAGGTCTAAAACGATCAGAGGGGATCTTAACAGTTTTCAGGTAACCTTGGAATCAGGTATATTCAGGGATCTTCCATAGATTGAAAATCAGCATTCACAATGTCCATGATTTCAATAATATATTCAGAAAATGTTTTTGTTGTGATCATTTGAAATTCATTCCTTCACCTATCCCAACTTTACATAGTTTTTCCTACCCTAGTGGATATATATCCGATCTCTATCTAGCACCATATCAGGATATCAACCAAATTGAACAGAACTCCAATCTCTGTCAGACTTCATTTTCAGGAAGTATATCCGTTTTACCTTGGAATGAGCATAATTATCTCCTTCGAAGTATGGAGGTCTACCTATAGAGGTTCCTTCTCGGTGAATTTCCATCTTAAGAGAATATAGTTTATCCATATTGAGAACATGAGCAAACATGTTTCGATAtgatttatgagtttttaagaGAGTATGCTATGAACTTGAGATCTTTTTTAGATGATCAAATAACATATGCACATGAATGTGATTGAGTGATTAGCACAAGGTCATAGGCTAAAATGTCTCTAATGAAATCTCATCAAACAAGCACACAAATATTGCACaagatataacataaaaaatctctaagtggagaaaggaaataaataaataaataaataacaatggGTGCCTTTGTTGTTGCAAATCCACTATGAATATAAATCCAGTTTTGCCTACACGTCCTCCCAAATCAATCACCAATCCCCTTAAGGAATCCTCAGAGTGATTATTTCTTCAATCCACACCTCTTTTTGATATGCTTCAATATGGCTCATCATGTGCTCACCACCAATCTCTCGCCATAGCCTCCTTCAACTATCTTCAATTACCACGAGTTCTCTTCTCCTCCACTAATTACATTACAACAGAATCACCTTCATTATCCCATTGAAGTGATCTCCAAAaactataaaacaaaaattctattTGCAAAGCAACTTCTTCTTCATATAGATTCAGAGAACCAAAATAAGAAGATGTTTTCACTTGTAGCAACATCTTCATGTAGATTTAGAGAACTGAAATTGTAACTTCAAATTCACTCTTAGAATCTCAATTAAGGTAAAGCTCTCTCACATTTCAAAATCTCCCACCAAGAGTTTCTCTTACTCTTCATTTTGGAAATGAGAGTAGAACCAACTTAGTGCCGAGGGACATAAGGCACACCCTTATGGGCCTATTGTCATGCAAATTTCAAGGTGGAGGAGCATCCAACTAACTCAACAAATGTTTTTTCGCTTCCAGCCATTTGTTTCCATGGTCTAGAAAATTATGTCCTAGATGATTCCCATTGTTTCAACTCTTTCATGAAAAATGCTTCTCAAATCACTCCGGTCTTTCACTCACATTACATGTGAACTCCAATCTGCAGTAGTGAAATCCTATTAACGAGCAACCTGGAACAATTAGCTTATCCTTTCAATCCCATTTTCAAGCTCAATTCCCTCCACCACTGAAAACAAATGGTCTTATATGATCAACTCCATTCACTCCAGGGCTATAAAGGAAACACTTGTGAGCTGGCAGGCAGTAGCTGCTCCTGACTCACCATATTTCCAACCCCATTTGCTCCATCAAATTCATAAGAAGCTAACAAAACAACTAGCATTATATATCATACAATATCTATGCTGGTTAATTTACATGGAAAAGACAATTTCTAGCCAAAATATGCCAACATACAGGAATACATACAATTTATGCAAACATTGTATGCTAACACAAGAAAATCATACCTGACTTGCTGATTTGAGGCAATTCACCAGAGAATGCATAGGTGGCAATGAGGTCCCAATTGAGCTGTGCATATCTAACAGTCGCAGACTTGAAGGAAGCTCTGGAATTTGTGAAAGCTTCATGCAGTGACTCAAGTCAAGGGCTCTAAGGTTAGAGAGTTGACTGATACCCACAAGTATGTCACTGAGGGTTCCTCCTTCCTCTGGATTGCACCGACTTAGATCTAATACTTCCAGTGAGGATAGATGGAAAATACAATGGAAGACTCCTCCATTTAGATTGCAGTTTCTTAGACTTAATTCTTTCAATGCGTTCAAGCAGTTATCACTCTTTATTACTCCTGGTGTTAGATTGCATTGATCTAAATATAGTTCCCTTAAGAGAGATAAACCTGACAAAGAAGGCAATTGACAACTGAGAGAATTTAAGGAAAGAAACTCTGGACATGGCATTCTCTCCAGGTCCTCCGGCAATCTGTCAAGTTTTGAGCAGCCTTCAAGACTTAGAACTACAAGAAATCTCAAATTACAAATGCTGTCCGGGAGACCCTCAAGGTTTTTACAATTGTCCAAATACAAGTTGCGAAGACCTTCTAGAAGTTCAATCGATGATGGTAGCTCTTTAATAGCTGTTTCATCTAAACTAAGCACCTCTAGTTTTCCAATGTTGCActtgatttttggaaaactaGTTAGTTTTGAACAGCCACTGCAATGAAGAGTTAAAAGGTGCTTCAACTTATGAATGTCCCCAGGAAGACTCTCGAGGCTTACACACCCTataaaattcaaggaaaaaaaaagttagtttTATGACACTCTTATATGTGTGTGAACCTTAAGTAAAATTATACAACCTAAAAGAATAAGTTCCTCCAAATTTGGCACGTTCGAGAAATTTGGTAATTCAATAAGCTGTTGTGAATGACTGAGATCGATGTACCTTAAATTTCTAAGACACTGGAACAAAATAGAATTtctattaataaatcaattttaaaaaatttaaaaatattatgaaacaaaagcataaataaataataatcataccATGTTTCCTTTCCAAAGTAGTTTTATGTTACTATTACTCAATTTGAGGAGAGCAAGATCATTTGGATGAAAGTTTGATGGTAGAGATTCTAAAGAATATCCATCCCAACTGAGACATGTCAAGTCATCAGACGAAAATACAAAATCTTCAGGAAGTTGTATGCGATTGTGGGAGACGACAAACAATCTAAGTCTATTCATCCTTTCGAAAGCTTTGCATGTAAACTGTATCTGTTCTGATTTGTCCACATCAAGGAATATCCCTTCAATTTTTTCAGTCCCCTAGATAATAAGagtataaaattagaaaagcaCAATACATGTAAATCCTTACTAAggtgataaagataaataacttcttgaacaaaacatattttctatatatatatcttatcgtatttctttttaatactcGATAAATATCTGTATGTCTCCATAATCTGCTCCTCTCTCCTGGCTCATTAGGACATTCTTGATCAACAATGCCCTTGCCCATTTGGGCTAACAAATCATGCATATCTATTGTCTTGTCCTTTGAAATGGTTATGAAACACCTATCAACGAGAGCATTTATTCCACTTTCCGCATTGAATTCGGAACCATCCAATATTCTTGAAACTATTTCCACATCACCTCCTTTAAAGAAATATGCAATGTCGAGAAATATCATCCTTTGTGTATAATCCAATccatcaaaaattattttaagcaCATTTACAATTTCCATGTTAGGCACCTTTTCCAGCTTCCGCAATTCGCTTTTCCAATCTGGTAGTCTCTTTCCAAATAATAGAGAACCCAAAACTTTAAGTGCTAATGGAAGACCATCAGCATATCGTACTACTTGATGAGAGAGATCTGCATAACCTTCCTTCGGATGATGTTGTTTAAAGGCATAACGACAAAAAAGTTGAAGAGCttcatgaaaatttaatttcttaactTCATACATATCATTCACTTCATGCCTAGTTAGCAAATCTTTTTTCCTAGTAGTAATGATGATTCTACTTCCTGGACCAAACCAATTATGCTTTCCAATCAAGTGTTCTAATTGTGTCAGCTCATCTACATCATCCAGAAAAACAAGAACCTTTTTTGAGGAAAGCTTGTCCCTTATTTCTTTGATACCTTCATGAACATTCcttaaaactattttcctcGTTGTCCTTAGAGTATCATTAAGAAGAAGTTGTTGTAACTTAAGAAGACCAGAATTTTCTGTGGATTCTTTTCTGACATCTGTGAGTAAGCTAACACTTTCAAATTGATATGAGATTTTGTTATAAAGAGCATTGATGATGGTAGTCTTACCGATTCCACCAAGCCCATAAACCCTAACCATGCGAACATCATTCAACTCAATCTTTAACAATGATATTAGTCTTTCCAAAAGAGAATCCATTCCAACAATGTTCTTGTTCACATCTAAAGTCTTAGGGAAGCTTCTAGGGACGTTCTCAATAATTTCATCAATAAGCTTTGATTCATACCTGCCAATTGCAAAGCATAATGGGACATGTGTACTGGCGCATTAGGATGAGTtgcaaaaaacaataaattatattaaataaatttaatgatgCCTAGTTTTCCAACTATAACTTAGTagggttaaaaataatttaaattaaaataaaataaaccacaTCTATCAAACTACTTATGGGTACGATTGCATTATTCTATACAGTTGCTCGTGTGATAGAAATGAGGGAAGAAAATGCAGAATATGATTTGCATTATCAAAAgtggaaaaaagaaattgaaatatttttgtgttaACTTATCTACTCAATCTTTTGGAAGGCTCAAAATGAAGTTTGACTTGTTTGGAATATTACTACCCTATTTTGATAGGGGATTCCATCACAGAATCAACCACTATCCTGCATCCAAGCTTTTTAACCTAATAATTTTACTACAGATTAGACTATCAACATTACCATCTTTTGTACTTGCATAACTTTCTCTCACCATTCATTTAGATAATGGTTCCCCTAGCtgttctttattattattattattatttataaatttttataaaaaattttgaaaaccctttaatcaaaatataacttttataaattaattaaacatattttatttataattttaattctattgtAGGAAGgaattaagaacaaaaattatttaaaaaaaatatcaatttaacttaaaataatttagtatatTCTTTATCAAgtgtaaaattttaatgaacggatttttattttataaaaaataaaaatgaataaaaaatcataaaagtttAAAACTCACTTAGCTTTAAGTGGTTAGTAAATATCTCATACTAACCACTTAGCTTTAAGTGGTTagtatattcttaaataaaaaatcttttctcTCATTACACCATTTATAAATATACCACAAATCAAATCttatcccttttttttccttgaaaaatggatactttgaaaattcaattaaaattaaacataaatatccCGACATCATCTAACTTTTCTTGGAAGTTTTTGGATATTGAtggaatttaattttgaaaggaaataaaaaattaattatcttgTAAGGAATGGCTGCACAATTTAAAGTGCACAAGACTAAAAGCCAAATTGGCAGCTAGTGATTCTAAAAGCTCTAGAagtcacttttaaaaatatagaaaatctcTTAAACAATCATTTGATTGATGcttcttttgaattttgttattaaatatgttacgagatataatatcaaaattacttttttttattcaattataaatactaaataatgTATTTATACC is drawn from Vitis riparia cultivar Riparia Gloire de Montpellier isolate 1030 chromosome 18, EGFV_Vit.rip_1.0, whole genome shotgun sequence and contains these coding sequences:
- the LOC117905821 gene encoding disease resistance protein RPV1-like produces the protein MGTTTQDINSNVVDAQDDEEDHMHNWYESKLIDEIIENVPRSFPKTLDVNKNIVGMDSLLERLISLLKIELNDVRMVRVYGLGGIGKTTIINALYNKISYQFESVSLLTDVRKESTENSGLLKLQQLLLNDTLRTTRKIVLRNVHEGIKEIRDKLSSKKVLVFLDDVDELTQLEHLIGKHNWFGPGSRIIITTRKKDLLTRHEVNDMYEVKKLNFHEALQLFCRYAFKQHHPKEGYADLSHQVVRYADGLPLALKVLGSLLFGKRLPDWKSELRKLEKVPNMEIVNVLKIIFDGLDYTQRMIFLDIAYFFKGGDVEIVSRILDGSEFNAESGINALVDRCFITISKDKTIDMHDLLAQMGKGIVDQECPNEPGERSRLWRHTDIYRVLKRNTGTEKIEGIFLDVDKSEQIQFTCKAFERMNRLRLFVVSHNRIQLPEDFVFSSDDLTCLSWDGYSLESLPSNFHPNDLALLKLSNSNIKLLWKGNMCLRNLRYIDLSHSQQLIELPNFSNVPNLEELILLGCVSLESLPGDIHKLKHLLTLHCSGCSKLTSFPKIKCNIGKLEVLSLDETAIKELPSSIELLEGLRNLYLDNCKNLEGLPDSICNLRFLVVLSLEGCSKLDRLPEDLERMPCPEFLSLNSLSCQLPSLSGLSLLRELYLDQCNLTPGVIKSDNCLNALKELSLRNCNLNGGVFHCIFHLSSLEVLDLSRCNPEEGGTLSDILVGISQLSNLRALDLSHCMKLSQIPELPSSLRLLDMHSSIGTSLPPMHSLVNCLKSASQDLKHESNSNGVFLADSHYIGHGICIVVPGSSGIPKWIWNQRKGYHIRMELPQNYYENDDFLGFAICFVYAPLDECEDIPENDLAHTSENESGDEALNEYDDLLEAESSISTELKCQLSLYEVHGFSFLHVRHLSFRSTCKCYHNGGVSEQMWVIFYPKAALLESCHTNQLMHLDAVFKDSGSHFKVLKCGLQPIYSQDPIVQTEDVDASCLECQRNVEYRKLCLKGQTISLLPIECASEFDTLCLRECKNLESLPTSIWEFKSLKSLFCSYCSQLRYFPEILENMENLRVLHLNKTAIKELPSSIKHLNRLEVLNLDSCENLVTLPESICDLCFLEVLDVSYCSKLHKLPQNLGRLQSLKHLHAFGLNSTCCQLLSLSGLCSLEKLILHGSKLMQGEILSDICCLYSLEVLNLSFCSIDEGGIPTEICHLSSLQQLLLTGNLFRSIPAGVNQLSMLRLLDLGHCQELRQIPALPSSLRVLDVHECTRLETSSGLLWSSLFNCFKSVIQDFECEIYPKEKRFALVNLIISGSSGIPKWISHHKKGATVVAKLPQNWYKNNDLLGFVLYCVYDPLDNESEETLENDATYLKYGLTLRGHEIQFVDELQFYPSCDCYDVVPKMWMIYYRKVEIGKKYHSNKGRQLTASFCGFLHGKKMKVEECGIHLIYAHDHEKNRGKAMIPTICRECQEDMQSRRKLCLKGNAINELPTIECPPKLNSLCLRECKNLEHLPSSICELKSLTTLFCSGCSRLRSFPEILEDVENLRELHLDGTAIEELPASIQYLRGLQYLNLADCSNLVSLPESICNLSSLEILNVSFCTKLEKFPENLRSLQCLEDLSASGLNLSMDCFNSILAGIIQLSKLRVLDLSHCQGLLQDPQLPPSLRYLDVHSLTCLETLSSPSSQLGFSLFKCFKSMIEEFECGSYWNKAIRVVISGNNGIPEWINQQKKGSQTTIDLPMDWYRKDDFLGFALYSVFIPMACDGLNCELNICGDQSECCHVDDVQFYCCPICRESSQMCVTYYPKVAIDNQYWSNEWRRLKASFHSSDAQVEVKECGYYLIYTGDVINRNIPEDTSTDAQRSCDNTEATKRDHQTMIEYNDEQRSCDTRSAAEDTNSNAQTSYDCTQCTEHSDSPMDTTTQNINSNVAQLNKNSILVEIVRPFGSNVDHRDARPQHWRRLWENFADSVTGKDGHTFQKPFIC